The Candidatus Omnitrophota bacterium genome contains the following window.
CTTATAAAACAGCCTTCTCCTGTGTCCACTTTCTCATCAAATTTCAAAATCCTATCTGAATCCCCTATGCTAACAATGCCATAATCAGCTGCTTGTTCACTTTTAAGTAATACAGCTGAAAACAATGCCTTTCTTTCGATATGAAACTTTATAAATTCCACAAGATCTAATTTACACAATGAATCCCCGTTTAAAACTAAAAAGGTAGGGCTTTTTATTAAGCTTTTAGCATTCTTTATTGCCCCTGCGGTACCCAATGGCTTTAACTCTTGGCTAAAACTTATCCTTAGATTCCTCAATTTATCCTTATAGTAGCTCTTAATTAAATCTGATTTATATCCTGTGCAAAGAATAAAGTGTTTAAATCCGAAGTTCGCAATATAATCAATCAGAATATCTAAAAAGGCGCGTCCATTAATTTCAGCCAGGACTTTTGGCCGATCATTCACAGCCGACTTAAGACGTTCGCCTTTTCCTCCACAAAGCAAAACTACATCTATAGATTCTGTCTCGATGCTATTCATGATCTCAATAAAGAATCACCTGGACTATAAAATATAATTTGACTTCCTAAACTTTCAAAACTAAAAGGCACATAAAGTAATTTGCTTAGTTTTTCTCTAATGCGTGGCTGTACATTCGGCTCTGCAAAGATTAATATAAAACCACCTCCGCCAGCGCCCAATAACTTCCCCCCTAACGCACCTGCGTTAATGGCGCTATCGTATATCTCATCGATTTTAGGAGTGGTTATTTTTTTGGATAAATTGCGTTTAATTTTCCAGCTTTCGTGCAAAAGTTTCCCAAAATCCGTCAATCTGCTTTTACTATTCAAAATTTTTAATGCCTCCTTAACCAATTCCGACAGGGTTGTCAGTTCTGTTTTCTTATTAGGCGTTTCTTTAATTTGTTCTGCAGCAATCTTAGAGGCGGTGCGTGAAAATCCTGTAAAGAAAAGCATCAAATGTTCATGTAGACAATTAAGTCTGCTTACATCAACTGTTAGGGGGCTAACCTTAATATGCTCTTTGCCTCCGAATTCTATCAAATTAAATCCACCAAATGCAGCTTGCGCTTGATCTTGGCTTCCTACATTTTCGTTAATAAGTTCTTGCTCAACATGTATAGCATCAAGTGCTAACTGCCTCTTCGTAGGCATAATACCTTTAAGGGCATAAAGGGCATGAAGCAATCCTACCGTAAAAGTCGAGCTCGATCCCATTCCCGTACGAGCAGGCAAGTCTCCATCATGATGGATTTCGATTCCATTTTTGACTTTCATAAATCTTAAACATTCACGAACAGAAGGATGGTGGATCTCAGAAATTTCATTTATAAGCTCTACCTCAGAATAACTAATACGGGATTTATGTTCAAAAAAAGGCGGTAAATAACGACAATTAATATAGCAATATTTATTTATAGTAGTAGCTAAAACAGCTCCGCCATTTTCCTTATACCAAACAGGATAGTCTGTGCCACCTCCGAAAAAAGAAATACGAAAAGGCGTTCTGCTTATAACCATAATTTATATCTCCTTAAGTTTGTATGAATTGACCCAATATAACTTTTTTCCAAAACCCAAAATATCCGCGGGACCAAATATTTCATCTAAAGAATATTTCTTTTCAATAAAATCTTCTATGCGGGGGGATATTGATTGGAAATCACTTAAATAATTATTACTGATTTTTAAAATTATTTTCGGATTTTCATTTTCAATTTTAGAAATTATACTATGTTCAAATGAAGTTACTATGGGCCTGAGGTCCTCTCTTTTAATAGACATCTTTACCAAGAATTCAAGTTTCTTTAAAAGGTATTCTTCTCTTACAAAGATATTATTTTGCTTAGTTAAGAAGCTTAATTGTGGATAATAGCCCATAACAACTATTTTTTCATTATCCTGGAGATTCTTTGATAGATAAGAAAATAATGACTCATATAATTCCTTTTCATAAGCAGTGACTAGGATTCCTTGGGCTCGGACTAAATTTAACGGTTCTCGATATCTTTTTGAATTAGAGTAAGGATAAATAAAAAAGTTTAAAAAACTGATATAAAATAAAAATATCGCAATACAAATTCTTGTAATTACCGGCCTAGTAGAGTAAAAAGTCTTCAAAAAATAAAGCAAATAAACGGTAAGAATAAAAGTAAGTTGAATATTGTATGCCTTGGTCATATTATGACCCACTAGAAAACTCTCGAAAGAAATAAACACCGAAGGAATAATGATGATCAATAAAGAATTTTTGTCTCTAAGCAATTTTTCCTTAATCTCAAAGTTAACTTTATTAAATCTTGCCCTGATATAAATAAAGATAATTGAAATAGGCACTATAAAATACAGGCAATTGATAAAGGCCTCAAATGAAGTAACCAATAATTGCTTAAACTCACCAAATGAAGATATATTTATAAGGCTGCTAATTGGAAATATGCCATTAATTTTTTTTAAAATTTCTGAAAAGGTAATTATATCAATCTTGGATGAGAGGCTAACGGATACGGCAGAATTAGGTTGAAAAAACAAAGGGTAAGCCACAGGTAAATCCTTTAGCGCAGTCTGAGAATAAAAATACAATAAATATATCAACGGTAAAATGAATACACCTATTAGAAATATCAAATAATTATTAATTTTATTTCTAAATTCCCTTAAACCATCAAACAAAAACAAAAATAAAGATACAGCAACTAAAAAACTAACTCCTGCTAATAACGGCTTAGTTAATAAGCAAATGGAACAAAAGATACCAGCCCAAAAAATATTATATATTTTTTTATTCGATTCCAAGTATCTACAGATCATCAATAAACAGGCAATCTCAGCCAAAACAATGAAGATATGATTAAATGTATAATATGGAACATTAAAAAATATAATTGATAGAAAAGCAGCTATGCCGGCCCAAAGACTTGGCATGATCCTTTTGGACAAAAAGAAAACAAGAGGTATGACTAATGAGGCAAAAATGATATAGCTAATTCTCAAAACAATTAAATTGACACCGAATATCTTCATGATGAACGGATAGACGAAGAAAGAAAATGGACCATATAACCATTCAAAATCACGATAGGCTAAATTGCCTTGCATAGCTAAAAGATAAGCGTTTGCATCACGACTTTCCTCAAAATTCATACCTAAACGAAAACTTAAAACATGATGAATATAATAAATCAAGGCTACGGCTAAGATAATTAGCAAGCTTTTATACTGTTTCCAAAACTCATTCTTTTTAAACATAAATATTAAAATGTTTTTCTATTTAGATGCAGTATGCTAATAACCGCGAATTCACTTTCAATTTAATTTATATGCATACACCCTAGCTTTTTCGTTTTCATTTCCAAGAATCTGTGCTGGTTCAAATTTTCGCTCTAGAAGATAATTTTCTGCTAGATAGTCTTTAATCTTGGGGGATATCATCCTGAAGTTAGGCAGATAATCTGCATTTATCGTCAAAACTATCTTGGGTTTCTGCGTTCTCATCATAGACATTATTTTATTCTCTAGCAAATTGCCGGAGAGAATAGCCCGGCCTGTCTTCCGTGCTCTCCAAAAGAGAACTTCGAGATTTGGAAAAATATAATCGTCTTTCGCAAAAATATTTTCTTGTTCGGTTAAGAAACTTAATTGAGGATAATAACCTATAACAGCAATCTTATCTTTGGCTTTAAGATTATCGGATAAGTATAACGACAAAGACTCATACATTCTTTTTTCTTGAGGTGTTACCAAAATTCCCCTGCTGCGTTCAAGATTCAATATTTTAGTGTTCTTTTTTAATCTAGAGTACGGATAACGGAAGAAAGACACGAAACTTAAGGAAAATAAAACAATAAGTATTGCAGCAAACAAACGCTTACGCTGATGAATTCTTTTAAATAAATAGAGTAAATATACAGTCACTATAAATGGGGTTTGAATAGTAAATGATCTATTGTAAATATGAGACATTACTAAGCTCTCTAGAGAAATAAATATTGAAAAAAGACCGAATAGTAGGAAGAATCTTTTGTTTTTTTTAATTTCTTCTCTAATTTCTGTTCTTTGATTACTAAATTTAGATCGATTATAAACAAGCAAAAGTAAAGCGCAGGTTAGAAACGGCAAAATAACAATAAAATTATCAAATGAGGCAATTAGGACTTTTTTTAACTCTGTGAATGAAGTTAAATTTATAATCGTTTTGATTGGCAATAAGGTTGTTATTCTTTCAATGAGCCTTGGAATAATGCTCATTATCCTTGGAGCCTGATCAGCAAACAGCGATGAATCTTTAGCAAAATATGGATGAGCTACAGCAATACCTTTAAGTCTAGTTTGAAAATAGAAATACAAAGAATATATTAAAGGCAAAAAAACTGCGGCAATACTAAACATTAAAATATCTTTAAATCTTTTTCCCAGGCTACCTAAATCCTTGTACAATAAAATAAATAAAGATATTGCAGCAAAAATAGTTATTCCAGAAACTAAAGGCTTAGTTAATAAGCAAATGGAACAGGAGATACCGGCTAAAATTAAATACAAGATTTTTCGATTTGTTTCCATATATAAACATATCATCAAAAGACAGATCATTGCCCCCAATGTAAGAAAAATATGATTATACGTATAATACGGGACATCAAAGAATACAATTGATAAGAATGCGGCGATACCTGCCCAAAGAGGCGGCATTATTCTTCTGGCTAAAAAGTATGCAAGAGGAATAATCAAAGAAGTAAATACAATATAGCTAACCCTTAAAACAATAAGATTAAAACCAAATATCTTCATAAGCACAGGGTAAACAAAAAACGCGAAAGGTCCATATACCCATTGGAAATCACGGTAGGCTAAATTGCCCTGTATAGCCAAAAGATAAGCGTTTGCGTCACGGCCCTCCTCAAAATGCAATCCCAAACGAAAACTAAAATATTGTTTCAAGTAATAGCTAGCAACCACTACTAAAATTATTAAGAAGCTTTTATTTTGTTGCCAAAACTTATATCTATAATTCATTTATCTTAAACATTGGAGAATTGGTTTAGTCTGATAACCTGATAACCTTTGATTAATTCCCTAATACCATCCCGAAGTGAAAAAATAGGCTTGAATCCTGTCTTTTCAATTTTTGAGTTACTTACGATGTAGTCTCTTTTGTCCGGATCCTCCCCAATCTTAGCTTCGACAAAATAAAACTCAGGGATCTCCTTTTTGATCTGTTCACATAATTCCCATTTGCTTAAATTTGCATCGCTAATGCCAACATTATAAGGTTCGTCTTTCATCAATTCGAAATTATCTAAGGAATGAATAAATGCCTTTGCCACATCTCGCACATGAATATAATTTCTCTTGAAGTGTGGCTCGAAAATTATAATAAAATAGTCAGCTACGGCGCGATAAACAAAATTATTCACTAGAAGGTCAAGCCGCATTCGTGGACTAACCCCAAATGCCGTTGCCAGACGTAAAGAAATTGAATTTTTAGCATCCAACAGCGCCTTCTCTGCTTCTACCTTCAATCTTCCATAAAGAGAAATAGGCCGCAAAGGGGTATCCTCGGTGCAGAAGTTATCTTTCTGGCCTACTCCATAACCGCTATTCGTAGTGGGATAAATTACTCTTTGATTTTTACTGCGTAAATCTAATATCAAATTTAGGCCATCAACAATGACTGCTTTAGCCTCTGTTGGATTTTTCTGACAAACAGGCGCGCCCGTCAAACAAGCCAAAGGGAAAATTACATCGACGTTCTGGAGCAGTTTCGAAATCAATTTTTTATCTCGACAATCTCCTCTAGTAATAGTCAATTTTTTATCATAGCAACAATCTAAAAGAGAGGTTTGATTATAAATAAAATTATCCAGAGCGATAACTTCGCAACCCTTCTTTAATAATTCAGAGACTAATACTGAACCAATATAACCTGCTGCTCCAGTAACTAAAATCTTCATAATTCCCCTCTCCTTTACTAAACCTTGTTTGTCGTCTCCTGTTCTTCTAATAATCTTCTTTTTAATTTGAATTTTAGCATATCTTGTATATGCGCTAGGGTCTGTATGCCAAATTTATCTAAAATCATATCTTGATAGCGCTTACTAGAAAAATATTCTTCAAAGGCATCGTCTCTAAACTTAAGAATTTGAGATGCAGTCAAATACTTGGTTGGCAGAGGCTGTGTTTCAAAACTAAATTGAGAATAACCTAACCAAGAATCCGGTAGAGGTAATTTATCAGCTAATGTCTGTTCATACAGCTTTGAGCCGGGATAAGCCATGGCTACATAAAAATTTGCGTATTCGCAATTAAGCTCTTTTGCTAAATCTAAAGTCTGGCCCAAAGACTCTAAATCATCTTCTGGCAAACCAAAGATAAAATTAGCGCCAATATGAATACCGACTGAATGTATCAAACTAGTGATGCGCTTCATCTTTTCATTGTCAAACCTTCCCTTGCTTACTGCGTCTCTTACCCTCTTACTGCCTGACTCAAAACCAATACCCAACCAATTGATTCCAGCCTGCTTCATTCTCTTAAGCATATTCTCATTAAGCGTATCTACTCTAGCATATGCCCAAATATTTAAATTATAACCCCTTTGAATTAAAGAATCACAGATCTGTATAACGCGTTCTTCTTTTAAGGCAAACATTTCATCCATGATTTTGAAATTCTTGATTCCGTAATTTTCTACCAGATAATCAATCTCCCTAATGACTTTATCGGGATCCCTATACCTGATTGTATGCTTGCCGAAGATTGCATTTATGCAACAAAAGGAACAGTTAAAAGGACATCCTAAGCTTGTATAAATTACTCCGTAAGGACTACGCTTATCTAAATGACCAAAGCAATGCCAGTTATGTGCTCTATATTTATTCATTGCCAATAAATCCCATGCCGGCATAGACAAATCATCCGAATCAACTAATTCAGCTCTCGGGTTAGAAAGAATTTTACAATTCTCTTCATAGAATAAACCCTTGATATCTTTCAAAGGTTTGCCAGATAATAAATCTAATACTGTAAAAAACCCCTCTCCTTCGCAAACGAAATCTACCGATTCTTCTCTAAGAGTCTTCTCTGGTAAGGCTGAAGGATGAAGTCCAATCAGAATAGTCGAAATATCCCTATTGTTTTTTTTGATATTATCAAGCAACTCCCTTGCCCCTACCATACTAGTTGTGGAGGCTGAAGGATTGGTTCCAGAAGCGACTATAGCCACTAATCTCGGCCTCATTTTAACGACTGCTGACAAGACTCTTTCCGGCTCAATCTCAGCATCTATTATATCTACATTAAAACCCCTCTCTCTGATAAAGCCACCCAAAAGCCCAGCCCAAAGAGGCGGCTCAAGACCAGAAAGGGACTTGCTTAAATTCTGGTATATCTTCTTCTGTGCTCCGGGTTTTATAACTAATAAATCTAAGTTTTTCATTTTATCGGACCAGGATAAACAGGATTCTCCCATCCCTTCCAAGGCTTAATAATCATATTTCTTTTAAATTCTTCTCTCGGTAAAAATGGATATTGATCTTCTATTGGTGTACCCCAACCAAGCTTTGGTTGATAATCATAGAAACCAACCATATTAACATCACAAATTACTGACTCCCGGCTTTTAAGGGCATCTTTTAGTTTTCTTTTCAATTCTTTGTGATCCTTAATTCTTAACGTCTTTAAGCCATAGGCCTTAGCAACTTTTACGTAATCAGGAAAAGACACGCCATGTTCGGAATCAACGCCTGCATATTCTGATTTAAAATGCGTGTCACGATAAGCCTTAGTTATCCCAAATGCCTGATTATTAAAGATAAAGACCTTAACCGGAAGCTTGTAATGCTTTAACGTCTGAAGTTCTTGTATATTAAAATGCATACCACCGTCTCCGAGTATACAATTCACTTTCTTGCCAGTAGCAACAGCTGCTCCTATAGCAGCCGGAAGTGCATAACCCAAAGATGAATTTCCGTTGTTACTAAATACTCTTTGATTCGCCTTAGGCTGGAAGGCCTGAGAAGTTACAACGCAATTACCTCCTGCCTCATGTACTAAAACATCACCCGAATTCATTAGCTCAGAAAGAACCTTAACAAAGATATATGGATTAACGCTCCCCTTTTGTTTGACGTATTCTTTCCTGACTACAGGATATCTATTCTCCCATTCCTTGACCCGAGCCAACCAAGTAGGATCAATATTCGCTCCAAATTTAGGAGATTTTCTAAAGGCTTTCGTAAATTCATTAATAAATACCTTCGCGTCGCAATAAATATTCAAATCGCCCTTTGTTTGTTGAAATTTCATTTCGTATTTATCAATATCTACGATTATCTTCCTTGCAGCTCGAGCAAAGGTATGCTGCATACCTCCGGTAATTCTTCCGGAGATTCTGCTTCCTATAGCTAAAAGAAAATCGCAATTCTGGATACCGAAATTTCTGCCGTCGCCGCCGAATGTACCCACTTTTCCGCCAAAGAATTTAGGGTCGTAATGATCGATCATATTCCAAGTTACAAAAAACGGCACACTCTTTAATTTGCGAGCTAAAATCTTTGCCTGTTCGCTGGCACCGGCCAACCATACCCCGCCGCCTAAAAGAATAGCTGGCCGCTTTGCTTGCCTTAGATAATTTAAAACACGAACAATCTTATTAATCTCCCACCCCTCTGAACTAGGGGGTAAATAACCTTTCAATTTTGAAGAAACCTTTGCTCTTTGTATATCCATAGGGACATCTAACAGTACTGGACCTGGCCTACCACTTGTTGCTAAAAAGTAAGCTTTCTCCAATTCATATCGAATATCAGCTGCCTTCCTAATAACAGTAGCATATTTGGTAATCGGTTTAACCATTGACACAATATCACTTTCCTGAAAACCCCATTGCCTAACTAGATTATTAGGTTTTATAAAACGGGAATTAACCTGACCTGTAAAATAGAGCGCTGGACAGGAATCGTAAAAACTAGCTGCAATGCCATTTAATAGATTCTGGCCTCCTGGACCGGAGGTGGCAATCATTGCTGACATCTTGCGCGTGGCCTTAAAATAGCCATCAACCATGAATGCGCCTGCTTGTTCATGCAACGGACAATAATACTTGAGCTTCTTGTTTCTGGCAACCGACACGACAAGACTTGCCGCAGCAGACCCCTCAATAAAAAACACATCACGAATACCTTTCTTAACTAAAAAATCAGCAATAAATTCCGAAACTATCATTCTTGTACCTCTCCTAGCTCCTATCTTATTAAAACGTCCTTCCTCAATTGTCCCAAGAGCTTACTTTGAAGGCTTAATTTATTTCCTAGATCTATCATAACTGCAATAAATGATGAATAGGTAATTTTCTGTTTCTATTTAAGCTTGCATAGCGTTGCGTGATTATATCCTCTGCTTTTTTTCGAAATTCAATTAATTCTTCGATATCCAAATTATAAGGTTTGATCCATGGCTTATCGCTAGCTTGATGAAAATTCTCGGCATATAAAATATCCTGATCAGGAACTAATAACAACTTATTCCTAATAACTTCATCATATAATCTAGAGCCAGGAAGCGGGACGGCGGTATGGATTGATATGTTATCTAAATAAAGTTTATTTATCATCTCGTAAGTTTCCCTAAGAGTATCCGAGGTTTCTTGAGGTAGGCCAATAATAAAAAAAGCCCTTACAAAAATATCCTTTTCCTTGCGCATTAGTTCAAATACCTCAAATATTTTTTCCCTCGGCAATTTTTTTCCCATAACTTTATTTCTAATGTAATCAGAACCGCTCTCTACAGCAAAGGATATCCTTAAAAGGCCCATAGCTTTTAGCGCCTCTAGAATATCCCTATCAAAAAACTTTATAGAGATACCGTTTGGTGTATCAACATAGATCTTGAGATTCTTTTTCCTAATCTTACTAGCGAGTTCAAGTACTCTACTTTTATCCATGCTAAAGTTATCATCTATTATTGAAAAATAATTAATACCATATTCATTATATAGGTATTCTATTTCTTTTAGGCAATTCTCAGCTGATCTGTATCTTATTTCTTTTCCATGAAGAAGATGCATAGCACAAAAATTACATCCCATAGGACAGCTACGACTTGAAAGGAAGGGGAATCTGTATTTAAGGCTATATCCTTTGGGGTTGTGCCAATGCCTTTCCCACTTCTCTGACTCAATCTCATAATCCTGCAAATTTAAGAGTTCCCAGGCTGGATAGGGTAAAATGTCTAAATCATTAATGAAGTTTCTTTTAGGGTTGACTCTTATCCGGCCATCTCTGTAACATATTCCATCTATGTCTGATAGTGAACCACCATTGAAAATACAATTTAACAACTGAAGGAAAGACTCCTCCCCTTCACCAATAATAATAAAATCAACACAATCAAAGCGTTCAAGAATTTCCTTATAAAATACGGTCGGCTGGATACCACCTAGGACAACCGGAAGAGAACTATCTATCTTTTTTAAAACGGAACTTATGAAGATAGTGGCTGGAAATTTACCCGAAAATAAACAACTAATACCAACAAGATCGGGTTTGTAATCATTGTAGGTGTCAGTAATTGTTTGCTCGACAAAAGCATCGAGATCATCTTTAAAAGATAAATTATGTCTTTTCAGAAGAGCTGGAATATCTAGATAAAATATATTATAACGGTTCTTCTTTAGAGTAGCTGCCAAAGAAAGCAAGCCTACCGAAGGATAAGGCTCCTCTCTCAAATTGCTAACCATTGAATCATTCGAGATATTACTGGATCTAACGTGAGAATTAATTAATAAAATCTTCTTACTATTCATCTTGACCTTTTATAGCTGGGGTCTTTTATCAATTGCTTTGCAGCTAGAGCAATTTGTTCAGCGGAAGGAGTGGAATTTCGAGACTCAAAATTAACGCCAATAGATCTATCCTCTAATCCTAATGCCTTTAGGGGCTTCCCGGTCTCCAACATCAACTGGTAGGCTATAGATTCAGATGCGCCACAAATTTCAAATCCGGCATCGATTACCAGCCCCGCCCTGCTATTACTTAGTGCTGCTATGATATGTTCCTTCTTAAACGGCTTTAACCATGCAACATGAGCAATATTACAACTAATGCCGTCCTTCTTTAAAATAGCTGCAGCCTCTTCTACTTCAAAACGAGCTGCTGAAATTGGAATTAATGTTATATCCGCGTCATTATCTGAATTTGTAAACTCTTCGGTGTTCTCAAAACTTGCTCTATGTTCACTAACGAACATGGGATCATCGTGCTCCATAAAATCATTCCAAGCCTGCTCATATTCAGTTGGTGTCATAGGAGAACAAACCCTCATACCTGGCATATGCATAAATACGCTATGCAATACACCCGAATGGACACAACCCGCATCTTCCTGGGCTAATGCCCTTACAAATATAGGCATTAAAATTCCAAAAATATCTTTTGCCTTAGCAGCGTAATTTACTAACGTACTGCTATTAAGCCACATAAAATCTTGAAAACGAATTACAATAATAGGCCGTCTTCCTGTAATACCTGCGCCGCAGGCAATACCCATATTTGATACATCTGACATAGGCAATTCAACCAGATTCTTAGAATTAGGTACTGTTTCGTTAATCCAGCCAACAGCTCTAATACATTGACCAAGTAGAAGGCCGTTATTTTCCTCAAGGTGCCTGCGAGTAATTTCTTTTATTGTCCCTGCAACTGTTTTCGCCATAACTCTCCTACATATCTTTTCATCTCATTCTCAATTAGTTTTGCATTAGAGATCTTCTTTTTTACCTCAGACAATCTATCTTGCTTAGGCGATCCATCATTACCTATACCAACATGCCAAAGATGTCTACAGGTCTTTATATTAATAAAGGCGGGGAGACATTTAGTTAATTTCTTAATGCTATCAAAAATTATCTCAGGATCATCTACGATTGATTCACTGACTAGCCCCATCGCCTTTGTTACGTCTGGAATCTTCCAATTTCTTCTTACCTCAATAGGCGTCAAAATAGACAAGTTGTTATCTTCACAAACATACAAAATTGGCAATTTATTCTTTTCCGCAAAACCATAAGAGGATAATACATAATCCTCTTCGGCTGCTGCATCTCCGAAATAAACAACAGTAGGCTTTCCAGAGGCTAGGCAATAACCTGTAGCTAAAGGGATGTTTTCCCCTATAAGGCCATTATGGCTATACATAGGAATATTCAGATCTTTGATGCAAGGCGATCCCCCCCTACCTTCACAACAGCCCGATCTTCTTCCTAATAACTCGTCAATGAGACGCTCGATATCGCCTCCGTACGACAAATAGGTTGAATGACAACGATGTTGAGTAAAAACTGCGTAACCTTCTGTAAGAGCAGACATAGTTGCAGAAATTGCTTCTTGGCCTACTGACAAATAAACTACTCCGGGAACAAGGTTCTTTTTTACAGCTTCAACTACCTGAAACTCAAAATAACGAATAAGGCACATCTTCCTAAATATCTCTTCTAAATTTAGCTTTTTTTCCATTTCTTATATAGGATTAAAATATCACCATCTGTTAAAGATCTATTTTTTGCGGCATTATTTTTGCAAAACTTTAGGAATCCTCTCAGCTCTTCCTCTTCTAAATCAAGCTTTAGCTTTTTTAGTTTTTGCTCTAAGGCGCGCCTACCAGATAATTTTCCAATAACGAGTTGATAACCATCCAGGCCTATGTCTTGTGGATTTAAAAGCTGATATGTTCGATTATATTTAATCATGCCATCTTGATGAATCCCTGATTCATGCAGGAATGCATTTGCCCCTACGATTGCCTTATTGGATGCAATTTTTATCCCCGATAATTCTTCAACTAACTTACTTGTATTTATAATTTCTTTCGTATTTATATAGCTTATATCTTCTTTAAATACATCTTCCCTGGCCTTTAGCGCCATAATAACTTCTTCGCAAGCGGCATTTCCAACACGCTCTCCTATCCCATTAATGGTAACCTCTACTTGTCTGGCGCCTGCCTTTATCCCTGCCAAGGTATTTGCTACCGCCAATCCTAAATCATTGTGACAATGGGTGGAGACAACGATATCTTCTGGTAATTCCTTCGTGATGCTACCAATTAAAAAAGCATATTCTTCAGGAGTCGCATAACCAACTGTATCGGGCAGCTCAATTGTCAATGCACCTGC
Protein-coding sequences here:
- a CDS encoding thiamine pyrophosphate-binding protein, with amino-acid sequence MIVSEFIADFLVKKGIRDVFFIEGSAAASLVVSVARNKKLKYYCPLHEQAGAFMVDGYFKATRKMSAMIATSGPGGQNLLNGIAASFYDSCPALYFTGQVNSRFIKPNNLVRQWGFQESDIVSMVKPITKYATVIRKAADIRYELEKAYFLATSGRPGPVLLDVPMDIQRAKVSSKLKGYLPPSSEGWEINKIVRVLNYLRQAKRPAILLGGGVWLAGASEQAKILARKLKSVPFFVTWNMIDHYDPKFFGGKVGTFGGDGRNFGIQNCDFLLAIGSRISGRITGGMQHTFARAARKIIVDIDKYEMKFQQTKGDLNIYCDAKVFINEFTKAFRKSPKFGANIDPTWLARVKEWENRYPVVRKEYVKQKGSVNPYIFVKVLSELMNSGDVLVHEAGGNCVVTSQAFQPKANQRVFSNNGNSSLGYALPAAIGAAVATGKKVNCILGDGGMHFNIQELQTLKHYKLPVKVFIFNNQAFGITKAYRDTHFKSEYAGVDSEHGVSFPDYVKVAKAYGLKTLRIKDHKELKRKLKDALKSRESVICDVNMVGFYDYQPKLGWGTPIEDQYPFLPREEFKRNMIIKPWKGWENPVYPGPIK
- a CDS encoding B12-binding domain-containing radical SAM protein, translating into MNSKKILLINSHVRSSNISNDSMVSNLREEPYPSVGLLSLAATLKKNRYNIFYLDIPALLKRHNLSFKDDLDAFVEQTITDTYNDYKPDLVGISCLFSGKFPATIFISSVLKKIDSSLPVVLGGIQPTVFYKEILERFDCVDFIIIGEGEESFLQLLNCIFNGGSLSDIDGICYRDGRIRVNPKRNFINDLDILPYPAWELLNLQDYEIESEKWERHWHNPKGYSLKYRFPFLSSRSCPMGCNFCAMHLLHGKEIRYRSAENCLKEIEYLYNEYGINYFSIIDDNFSMDKSRVLELASKIRKKNLKIYVDTPNGISIKFFDRDILEALKAMGLLRISFAVESGSDYIRNKVMGKKLPREKIFEVFELMRKEKDIFVRAFFIIGLPQETSDTLRETYEMINKLYLDNISIHTAVPLPGSRLYDEVIRNKLLLVPDQDILYAENFHQASDKPWIKPYNLDIEELIEFRKKAEDIITQRYASLNRNRKLPIHHLLQL
- a CDS encoding 2-isopropylmalate synthase; the encoded protein is MKDLLINDITLRDGEQAAGVNFLPEEKLRIAEQLVKLGLPIIEAGFPIASEQDAKGVNLVAKEFGNSIIISTMCRAHKKDIEVAAEALGEAKKGRIQVVMGTSDIHLKHKFNISPQQALDLCVEMVQYAKSFRQDVEFAAEDSTRSELDYLIQVCKSCVQAGALTIELPDTVGYATPEEYAFLIGSITKELPEDIVVSTHCHNDLGLAVANTLAGIKAGARQVEVTINGIGERVGNAACEEVIMALKAREDVFKEDISYINTKEIINTSKLVEELSGIKIASNKAIVGANAFLHESGIHQDGMIKYNRTYQLLNPQDIGLDGYQLVIGKLSGRRALEQKLKKLKLDLEEEELRGFLKFCKNNAAKNRSLTDGDILILYKKWKKS